In Tenrec ecaudatus isolate mTenEca1 chromosome 4, mTenEca1.hap1, whole genome shotgun sequence, a single window of DNA contains:
- the LOC142445629 gene encoding olfactory receptor 5A1-like, whose product MATSRIFEQNGNYSSVTMFIFLGLSDDKELQLILFPVFLGIYLVTLTLNLGLILLIRMDSHLHTPMYFFLSFLSCIDICYSTSMSPRMLSDLFKKEKTISFIACATQFFVADWMGLTECCLLAAMAYDRYVAIGHPLQYSTIMAPQLCGKMVAGAYVSGFLSSFSQTVACFQLSYCGPNIIEHFFCDLPQIIPLSCSNPFICQMILLLVEILIGFGPLFIILSSYGFIAASVLKISSAKASSKAFNTCASHLAAVVVLFGTALAVYLYPKSSQSTKEDKVISVFYTIFIPMLNPLIYSLRNKEIKAALERLRKRTKGFPQV is encoded by the coding sequence ATGGCAACAAGCAGGATCTTTGAACAGAATGGGAACTACTCTTCTGTGACCATGTTTATTTTCCTGGGTCTTTCAGACGACAAGGAGCTGCAGCTCATCCTCTTTCCAGTATTCCTAGGGATCTACCTTGTGACCCTTACCTTGAACCTGGGCCTCATTCTGCTAATTAGGATGGACTCCCACCTGCACACGCCCATGTACTTTTTTCTCAGTTTCCTTTCATGTATTGACATCTGCTATTCTACTTCCATGAGCCCCCGAATGCTTTCAGAcctctttaaaaaggaaaaaaccaTCTCCTTCATTGCCTGTGCCACTCAGTTTTTTGTTGCAGATTGGATGGGTCTGACTGAGTGCTGTCTGCTGGCTGCCATGGCCTACGATCGGTATGTAGCCATTGGCCACCCTCTGCAGTACTCCACCATCATGGCTCCCCAGCTCTGTGGGAAGATGGTTGCTGGAGCCTATGTAAGTGGCTTCCTTAGTAGTTTTTCTCAAACAGTTGCTTGCTTTCAGCTTTCCTACTGTGGGCCAAATATCATTGagcatttcttctgtgacttaccTCAAATTATTCCCTTGTCTTGCTCCAATCCCTTCATCTGCCAAATGATTCTCCTTTTGGTAGAGATTTTGATTGGATTCGGGCCTTTGTTTATTATCCTTTCTTCCTATGGCTTCATCGCagcttcagttttgaaaatctccTCAGCCAAAGCTAGCTCCAAGGCCTTCAATACCTGTGCTTCCCACTTGGCAGCGGTAGTAGTCTTATTTGGCACAGCTTTGGCAGTGTACTTATATCCAAAATCTAGTCAATCCACAAAGGAAGACAAGGTGATATCAGTGTTCTATACTATCTTCATTCCCATGTTAAACCCTCTGATCTACAGTCTGAGGAACAAGGAGATCAAAGCAGCCCTTGAGAGGCTGAGAAAGAGAACAAAAGGCTTCCCTCAGGTATAG